Proteins encoded within one genomic window of Micromonospora halotolerans:
- a CDS encoding low temperature requirement protein A, producing the protein MPTPTPEQPAERRPPVRDPEAPRRVTLLELFFDLVYVVALSLISRGLITGIDWERAVQSLIMLMAMWWTWAITTLVTDMYDPQRPEIKLLIVAVMFGALLMTTAIPEAFSGRGLVFAGTYVAIHLGRGLFLMPAVRRHRQTQRRAARIFIWFAVSAIPWLVGATASGHARETLWLVALGIDYLGFRLAYPVPGLGVVPDAQRNVTAEHLSERYQQFFIIALGDAILVTGTVFSLHHSEAENIGAFAIAFATTLLLWRIYVHKSGELLPHAIAMSRQPSKFLNSAPYTHLLMVAGVVTSAAGFDLVLLEPTGHTPPAWLAIILGGPALFLTGRAAFEYEVFSRVSVSRPGGVLALLTLAPFLLHLAPIYAALGAMLVLAGVAVADHLRSRGRPPESPAPPH; encoded by the coding sequence GTGCCCACCCCCACGCCGGAGCAGCCCGCCGAGCGGCGGCCACCGGTCCGGGACCCCGAGGCGCCACGCCGGGTGACCCTGCTGGAACTCTTCTTCGACCTCGTGTACGTGGTCGCGCTCTCCCTCATCTCGCGCGGGCTGATCACCGGCATCGACTGGGAGCGGGCCGTCCAGTCGCTGATCATGCTGATGGCGATGTGGTGGACGTGGGCGATCACCACCCTCGTCACCGACATGTACGACCCGCAACGTCCCGAGATCAAGCTGCTGATCGTCGCGGTGATGTTCGGGGCGCTGCTGATGACCACCGCCATCCCGGAGGCCTTCAGCGGCCGGGGGCTGGTCTTCGCCGGCACGTACGTGGCGATCCATCTCGGACGCGGGCTGTTCCTCATGCCGGCCGTCCGGCGCCACCGGCAGACCCAGCGCCGGGCCGCCCGGATCTTCATCTGGTTCGCGGTCTCCGCGATCCCCTGGCTCGTCGGCGCGACGGCGAGCGGCCACGCCCGCGAGACGCTCTGGCTGGTGGCCCTGGGTATCGACTATCTCGGCTTCCGGCTCGCGTACCCGGTGCCGGGGCTGGGCGTGGTGCCGGACGCCCAGCGCAACGTGACCGCCGAGCACCTCTCCGAGCGTTACCAGCAGTTCTTCATCATCGCGCTGGGCGACGCCATCCTGGTCACCGGCACCGTCTTCAGCCTGCACCACTCCGAGGCGGAGAACATCGGGGCCTTCGCCATCGCGTTCGCCACCACCCTGCTGCTCTGGCGGATCTACGTGCACAAGTCCGGCGAGCTGCTGCCGCACGCCATCGCCATGTCCAGACAGCCGAGCAAGTTCCTGAACTCCGCCCCGTACACCCACCTGCTGATGGTGGCGGGCGTCGTGACCAGCGCCGCGGGGTTCGACCTGGTGCTGCTCGAACCGACCGGGCACACCCCGCCGGCCTGGCTGGCGATCATCCTGGGTGGGCCGGCGCTGTTCCTGACCGGTCGCGCCGCCTTCGAGTACGAGGTGTTCAGCCGGGTGTCGGTCTCCCGACCGGGCGGCGTCCTGGCGCTGCTGACGCTCGCGCCCTTCCTTCTCCACCTCGCCCCCATCTACGCCGCCCTGGGCGCGATGCTGGTGCTGGCCGGGGTGGCCGTCGCCGACCACCTGCGCAGCCGGGGGCGACCCCCGGAGAGCCCCGCCCCGCCGCACTGA
- a CDS encoding helix-hairpin-helix domain-containing protein → MPSSFGQWLVLILALLVGLVIGWVVSGRRNAAGTGAPTVEGGAAPAPEVTATVDRERPEAVVDEVPAPAAVTEAPAPADQDAAPAAARLAAEAAPLPSTEPATVTEPAISGEAPARTVAAEPVAEEAQPVAEEAQPVAVPEPRAADEEAEPARSAPEPVAVADEPAAATEPVPAADPVAEPAEPVAAEPVADEPVAATEPAAPVTVPAPRAAVEDAAPAQVDAADDFRRIQGIGPKLAAALQAAGIRTYQQLSELDEATLRETVKAAGLRAAPGLATWSQQAKVLAGARAEAERVLPAGAGEG, encoded by the coding sequence ATGCCGTCGAGCTTCGGGCAGTGGCTGGTGCTGATCCTGGCCCTGCTGGTGGGCCTGGTCATCGGGTGGGTGGTGAGCGGCCGACGGAACGCGGCCGGCACCGGCGCGCCCACGGTGGAGGGTGGCGCCGCCCCGGCGCCGGAGGTGACCGCCACGGTCGACCGGGAGCGGCCGGAGGCCGTGGTCGACGAGGTGCCGGCGCCCGCCGCGGTGACCGAGGCGCCGGCCCCGGCCGACCAGGACGCCGCCCCGGCCGCCGCCAGGCTGGCCGCCGAGGCCGCCCCCCTGCCGTCCACCGAGCCGGCGACGGTCACCGAGCCGGCGATCTCCGGCGAGGCGCCGGCCCGCACGGTGGCGGCCGAGCCGGTGGCCGAGGAGGCGCAGCCGGTGGCCGAGGAGGCGCAGCCGGTGGCGGTGCCCGAGCCGCGCGCCGCCGACGAGGAGGCCGAGCCGGCCCGCAGCGCGCCGGAGCCGGTGGCCGTGGCCGACGAGCCGGCCGCCGCGACCGAGCCGGTGCCGGCCGCCGACCCGGTGGCCGAGCCGGCCGAGCCGGTCGCCGCCGAACCGGTGGCCGACGAGCCGGTCGCCGCCACGGAGCCGGCCGCGCCCGTGACGGTGCCCGCGCCGCGCGCCGCGGTCGAGGACGCCGCTCCGGCCCAGGTGGACGCCGCCGACGACTTCCGGCGGATCCAGGGCATCGGGCCGAAGCTGGCCGCCGCCCTCCAGGCCGCCGGCATCCGCACCTACCAGCAGCTCAGCGAACTGGACGAGGCGACGCTGCGGGAGACCGTCAAGGCCGCCGGCCTGCGCGCCGCGCCGGGCCTGGCGACCTGGTCGCAGCAGGCGAAGGTGCTGGCCGGCGCCCGCGCCGAGGCCGAGCGGGTGCTGCCGGCCGGCGCCGGCGAGGGCTGA
- a CDS encoding TcmI family type II polyketide cyclase — protein MSRLLVVSRIVPGAQGRVAQIFAESDATDLPRLTGIRHRSLYYLHDLCVHLMETVDVDPDLAAEVRENPFYQQVNERLSAHTSPYLPTWRSPRDAVAGCFYSWDAADLPVPRQAC, from the coding sequence ATGAGTCGACTGTTGGTCGTCAGCCGGATCGTGCCGGGCGCGCAGGGGCGGGTGGCCCAGATCTTCGCCGAGTCCGACGCCACCGACCTGCCCCGCCTCACCGGGATACGGCACCGCTCGCTGTACTACCTGCACGACCTGTGCGTGCACCTCATGGAGACGGTGGACGTCGACCCGGACCTGGCCGCCGAGGTGCGCGAAAACCCGTTCTACCAGCAGGTCAACGAGCGGCTGTCGGCGCACACCTCGCCGTACCTGCCGACCTGGCGTTCCCCCCGCGACGCCGTGGCCGGCTGCTTCTACAGCTGGGACGCGGCCGACCTGCCGGTGCCCCGCCAGGCCTGCTGA
- a CDS encoding AfsR/SARP family transcriptional regulator: MPTAGNPAPQVSLHLLGGFRLLHDGVPVVVPRGLQRVIALIGLRPAATRSHLAGLLWPETSEDRALSSLRTALWRLRQDPCCPLRTDGDTVRLDPAVHLDVDELVASADQVRDGRVPRGAAGNGRHDLLPGWYDDWVLLERERLRQLRLHMLEELAGNHLAAGRHGEALEAALEAMAAEPLRETPHRLVVRIHLAEGNAFEAVHAFYVYRDLLLRELRLEPSPAMCALLDDTLAPIRRASRREAPQRRADRTNAPGRSTGSAPRGSTAPTTPHPR; the protein is encoded by the coding sequence ATGCCGACGGCGGGGAACCCCGCCCCACAGGTGTCGCTGCACCTGCTCGGCGGGTTCCGCCTGCTCCACGACGGCGTACCGGTGGTGGTCCCCCGGGGCCTGCAACGGGTCATCGCCCTCATCGGGCTGCGCCCGGCCGCCACCCGAAGCCACCTCGCCGGGCTGCTCTGGCCGGAGACCTCGGAGGACCGGGCGCTCTCCTCCCTGCGCACCGCGCTGTGGCGGCTCCGCCAGGACCCCTGCTGCCCGCTGCGCACCGACGGCGACACCGTCCGCCTCGACCCCGCCGTCCACCTCGACGTCGACGAGCTGGTGGCGTCCGCCGACCAGGTACGCGACGGCCGGGTTCCGCGCGGCGCCGCCGGCAACGGCCGGCACGACCTCCTCCCCGGCTGGTACGACGACTGGGTGCTGCTGGAACGGGAACGGCTGCGGCAACTCCGGCTGCACATGCTGGAGGAGCTCGCCGGCAACCACCTCGCCGCCGGGCGGCACGGCGAGGCCCTGGAGGCGGCGCTCGAGGCGATGGCCGCCGAGCCGCTGCGGGAGACCCCGCACCGCCTGGTGGTCCGCATCCACCTCGCCGAGGGCAACGCGTTCGAAGCGGTGCACGCCTTCTACGTCTACCGCGACCTGCTGCTGCGCGAGTTGCGCCTGGAACCGTCCCCGGCCATGTGCGCGCTGCTCGACGACACCCTCGCCCCGATCCGGCGGGCCAGCCGGCGGGAGGCACCCCAGCGGCGCGCCGACCGGACCAACGCCCCCGGCCGGTCGACCGGCTCGGCGCCGCGCGGTTCGACCGCACCCACCACACCACACCCCCGCTGA